The following coding sequences are from one Paenibacillus tundrae window:
- the rhaA gene encoding L-rhamnose isomerase, protein MDNQVKQAYEAAKSLYAQHGIDTDEVLKKLAEIKVSVHCWQGDDVKGFLNQEGELTGGISVTGQYPGAATTPTELRTDLEQAFALIPGKHKVNLHAIYADTDERVELDQIEPKHYENWVTWAKEQGLGLDFNPTCFSHEKSSDGFTLSHPDSEIRKFWIDHCKASRRIGAYFGEQLGQTCVTNVWVPDGFKDNPVDRMAPRKRLKDALDEVFAEKLDPKHNLDAVESKLFGLGSEAYVVGSHEFYMGYGLQNDTLICLDAGHFHPTEVISNKLSSLALFTSGILLHVSRPMRWDSDHVVIMDDELLEIARELVRHDLLSTTHIGLDFFDASINRVAAWVVGTRNTIKALLRAMLEPIEALKDAELKGDYTLRLALTEEFKSYPFGAIWDYYCAQQGVPVREQWITEIKNYEQNVLLQRQTLLV, encoded by the coding sequence ATGGATAATCAAGTCAAACAAGCGTACGAAGCGGCTAAGTCTCTATATGCACAGCACGGGATTGATACTGATGAAGTTCTGAAGAAGCTCGCAGAGATCAAAGTTTCTGTGCACTGTTGGCAAGGCGATGACGTTAAAGGTTTCTTGAATCAAGAAGGCGAGTTAACTGGGGGAATTTCCGTAACAGGTCAATACCCTGGAGCTGCTACGACACCAACTGAACTTCGAACAGATTTGGAGCAAGCTTTTGCCCTCATTCCTGGTAAACATAAAGTGAATTTGCATGCAATCTATGCAGATACAGATGAACGCGTTGAGTTGGATCAAATTGAGCCAAAGCATTATGAGAATTGGGTTACATGGGCTAAAGAGCAAGGGCTCGGTTTAGACTTTAATCCAACATGCTTCTCCCATGAAAAATCAAGTGATGGATTCACGTTGAGTCACCCTGATTCGGAAATTCGTAAATTTTGGATTGATCATTGTAAGGCTTCCCGTCGCATCGGAGCTTATTTCGGAGAACAGTTAGGTCAGACCTGTGTGACCAATGTATGGGTTCCTGATGGCTTTAAGGATAACCCTGTAGATCGTATGGCTCCGCGCAAACGGTTGAAAGACGCTCTGGATGAGGTTTTTGCTGAGAAGCTTGATCCGAAGCATAATCTGGATGCAGTCGAGAGCAAATTGTTCGGTCTAGGCTCTGAGGCTTATGTGGTAGGTTCACATGAGTTTTACATGGGATACGGCTTGCAAAATGATACATTAATCTGTCTGGATGCTGGACATTTCCATCCAACAGAAGTCATTTCGAATAAATTGTCTTCGTTAGCTCTGTTCACGAGTGGCATTCTGCTTCATGTAAGCCGCCCTATGCGCTGGGACAGTGATCACGTCGTTATTATGGATGATGAGCTGCTGGAGATTGCACGTGAACTTGTGCGTCATGATCTGTTATCTACAACACACATCGGTCTGGATTTCTTTGACGCAAGTATCAATCGGGTGGCTGCATGGGTGGTTGGAACGCGGAACACGATCAAAGCACTGCTTCGCGCGATGTTAGAACCGATTGAAGCATTGAAGGATGCTGAACTTAAAGGGGATTACACGCTGCGTCTGGCGTTAACAGAAGAATTCAAATCTTATCCATTCGGCGCGATCTGGGATTATTACTGTGCTCAGCAAGGTGTGCCGGTACGTGAACAATGGATTACTGAAATCAAAAATTATGAGCAAAATGTACTGCTTCAACGTCAAACCTTGCTTGTGTAG
- a CDS encoding ribonuclease J, giving the protein MNLAHNKLYVAALGGVNEIGKNMYIIQYDQDIIVIDCGSKFPDETLLGIDLIIPDVSYLLEHLDKVRGLVVTHGHEDHIGGIPYLLKQLNIPVYASRLTRGLIELKLKEHGLFRNTDMHTVDAHSSIKLGQIDVSFFATSHSIPDCLGVFFQTPGGNVVHTGDFKFDMSPVNGPYPDLHRMSEIGKQGVNILLSESTNAERPGFTPSERVVGDHILDAFIRAKQKIFISTFASNVSRVQQIVNATFETGRKLALLGRSMVNVVSVATELGYLDVPDGLLIEAIDSDQFPPEQVVVLCTGSQGEPMAALSRLAAGKHPHVRVATGDTVIIAAGAIPGNERDLAHVIDNLYVLGARVIYGSSGASGMHVSGHGSQEELKLMLTLMKPDYLIPVHGEFRMLYQHRLLAESVGIENDHVFIVNNGDMIQYKDGVASRGPKIASGNSLVDGLIMGDVGNIVLRDRRQLSSDGMLVIVTTLSKTDKNMVTSPEIISRGFVFVKDSEEFMNEIHELVLRKMEELTGAGVNQWNVIKRKLKDEIGHYIYAQTKRRPMILPIIIEV; this is encoded by the coding sequence TTGAACCTTGCACACAACAAATTGTACGTTGCAGCGCTCGGCGGCGTGAATGAAATTGGAAAGAATATGTACATCATACAGTACGATCAGGATATCATCGTGATTGATTGTGGTTCTAAGTTTCCGGATGAGACACTATTAGGTATTGATCTAATAATCCCGGATGTATCGTATTTATTAGAGCATTTGGACAAGGTAAGAGGGCTGGTCGTCACACATGGACATGAAGACCATATTGGGGGCATTCCCTATTTATTAAAACAACTGAATATTCCCGTGTATGCATCGCGTTTAACCCGAGGACTAATCGAGTTAAAGCTTAAGGAACACGGACTGTTCCGCAATACGGATATGCATACGGTCGATGCACATTCGAGTATTAAGCTTGGGCAGATCGATGTTTCTTTTTTTGCAACAAGTCACAGTATCCCGGATTGCCTTGGTGTTTTCTTTCAAACGCCTGGAGGAAACGTCGTTCATACGGGGGATTTCAAGTTCGATATGTCACCGGTTAACGGCCCTTACCCGGATTTGCATCGCATGAGTGAGATCGGTAAACAAGGCGTAAACATCCTGTTATCTGAGAGTACCAATGCTGAGCGACCGGGATTTACACCTTCTGAACGTGTGGTTGGTGACCACATCTTAGATGCTTTTATCCGTGCAAAGCAAAAAATATTTATTTCTACTTTTGCTTCCAATGTGAGCCGAGTTCAGCAAATTGTAAATGCTACGTTTGAAACAGGTCGTAAACTGGCTTTATTAGGCAGGAGTATGGTGAATGTCGTGTCTGTAGCGACTGAACTTGGATACCTAGATGTCCCTGATGGATTATTAATTGAAGCGATTGACTCGGATCAATTCCCTCCTGAGCAAGTCGTTGTGTTATGTACGGGAAGTCAAGGCGAACCGATGGCGGCATTGTCTAGACTTGCAGCAGGCAAGCATCCTCATGTGAGGGTTGCGACTGGAGATACGGTCATCATTGCAGCAGGGGCAATCCCGGGTAACGAAAGAGATCTTGCTCATGTGATTGATAATCTGTATGTCCTGGGTGCACGGGTGATCTATGGCTCAAGCGGTGCTTCGGGCATGCATGTATCCGGACATGGAAGCCAGGAAGAGCTTAAGCTCATGCTGACATTGATGAAACCTGATTATTTAATCCCTGTCCATGGGGAGTTCCGTATGTTGTATCAGCATCGTCTGCTGGCAGAATCGGTCGGAATCGAGAATGATCATGTATTTATCGTTAACAACGGGGACATGATTCAGTACAAAGATGGCGTTGCTTCACGCGGACCTAAGATTGCTTCGGGCAACAGCCTTGTGGACGGTCTTATCATGGGCGATGTTGGTAATATTGTGCTGCGAGATCGGAGACAACTCTCTTCGGACGGAATGCTGGTTATTGTGACGACACTAAGTAAAACCGATAAAAATATGGTTACTTCTCCTGAGATCATTTCCAGAGGGTTTGTCTTTGTGAAGGATTCGGAAGAGTTTATGAATGAGATTCATGAGCTGGTTCTTCGGAAAATGGAGGAGCTAACGGGTGCCGGTGTGAACCAGTGGAATGTAATCAAACGAAAGCTTAAAGACGAGATCGGTCATTACATCTATGCTCAGACCAAACGTAGACCGATGATCCTTCCCATCATTATCGAGGTATAG
- a CDS encoding LacI family DNA-binding transcriptional regulator, with product MNKTISDIAQMAGVAKSTVSRFLNGGSVSENTRHKIEQIIKQYNYVPNTFAQSLKAKKTSIIGTVVPRLDSFATSQTLIGIDEELRNNQYQMLIANTSQDMKREIDGIYDFARQKVSGIILLAAEVTEAHLKAIEEIGIPVLLVGQQHPNIHSLVHNDDQAGYEMGKYIVQQGHRNIVYMGVTERDQAVGIHRKQGFKRAIAECGECQVTYHETSFKMSEAVATAEAIVRDRKATIIVGATDNIALGVMKTAFSNKIRIPQELSVTGFGGYDITEMIHPTLTTVKFHYLQAGKLAADHIIRLVQGGVVEKQTVLDVEIIPRESVDKL from the coding sequence ATGAACAAAACCATTTCTGATATTGCTCAGATGGCAGGTGTTGCGAAGAGTACTGTCTCCCGGTTCCTAAACGGAGGGTCGGTTAGCGAGAACACAAGGCATAAGATTGAGCAGATCATCAAACAATATAACTATGTCCCCAATACGTTTGCACAGAGCTTGAAGGCGAAGAAAACTAGTATTATTGGAACAGTTGTGCCAAGGCTTGATTCGTTTGCAACTTCACAGACCTTAATCGGGATTGATGAAGAATTGCGCAACAATCAATATCAGATGTTAATTGCCAATACAAGTCAGGACATGAAACGAGAAATTGATGGCATATATGATTTTGCTAGACAGAAAGTGTCAGGTATTATTCTTCTTGCCGCGGAAGTAACCGAAGCACATCTCAAAGCTATTGAAGAGATTGGTATTCCAGTTCTATTAGTTGGACAACAACATCCGAATATCCATAGTTTAGTCCATAATGATGATCAAGCAGGGTATGAGATGGGGAAATATATCGTTCAACAAGGCCATCGAAACATTGTATATATGGGCGTTACCGAGAGAGATCAGGCAGTAGGTATTCATCGTAAGCAAGGTTTCAAGCGTGCCATTGCTGAATGTGGTGAATGTCAAGTTACATATCATGAAACAAGCTTTAAAATGTCGGAGGCGGTTGCAACGGCAGAAGCTATTGTCCGAGATCGCAAAGCGACCATCATCGTAGGAGCAACGGATAACATTGCGCTTGGTGTGATGAAAACAGCCTTTTCCAACAAAATACGAATTCCACAGGAATTGTCCGTTACAGGGTTTGGCGGATATGATATTACGGAGATGATCCACCCAACGCTGACAACAGTGAAATTTCACTATTTACAAGCGGGTAAATTGGCGGCGGATCACATTATTCGACTCGTTCAAGGCGGCGTTGTGGAGAAGCAGACTGTGCTTGATGTAGAGATTATTCCAAGAGAAAGCGTTGACAAACTATAA